A segment of the Aureliella helgolandensis genome:
GCACAACAGCGCTCGCAGTCGATCGCAGCCTAGGTTGTCACCTTCGTGGCCACGCGAAGCAGTAATCCCGCCGGCGAACAGCAATACCCCATCCTGACGATACAATCGAGCAGCGCCACTCGTCTTGGCACCAAAGCGACTCGCTTCACGTCCTCCGGAGTCCCAGATGATTTCAGATCGTGGGAGGGCAGCGATTCGCCGAACGCTGGCAGAATCTCGCCAAGCCTCAGATGTCTCGTTCGGTATGGCAGCGACAACCGTGAGTTGGGGTTGTTGCTGATCCGTCAGTCCCATGCCGGTCAGCGTCTCTTCCAATTGTCGGATCGACGCTCGCGTGCAGACGCAACGCGGGTGCATGAAAAAGAGCAACGTGGGGCGGTCTTCCGCCAAAGTCAACCTCGCGTCGGCGGGCCATTGCGGTACAGGGCTGTCATCTGCATGCGAACTGAATTCGTATCGCGTCCCCCACGACCAAACGCCAATCGCGGCCACGCCCCAGGCAATAGCTAATAGACTCCAGAAATTGATCTGGTCTCGGATCCTGGGTCGTACGACAAACAATGGTGGTCCTCTTACCTGCAAAGTGCTTGCAAACGGCTAGATGGCAAAACGTCGCTTGTGAAACATAGGTTGCAGGTATTTGTTCGCTTGCGTGCTGTTGGTAATTCGCCAGCTTGCACAAAGGGGCTGTGACGGTCGCAAGGAAGGTGACGAACGTGGCGATCTTGCGTGTCAACGTATCCCGTGGTTCATCCACTGCTGCAGACATTCCACCCGCTGTGAGTGGCATGAGCCGCTTCTGCAAGTCCTTTTGTCGCTGGCGTCCCAAGCAGAAAATGAGGATGTTGTTGAAAAGCAGGCTGCAGCCCAACCAGCCCCAAGCTGTAACGGGCACCCGGCAGGGGGGCGTGGCTTAATCGAAGCGCACTGCGGGAGCAGGTTAACCTTAGGAAATCGGGGCTCAGGCTCTGCAACCTTGGAGCAGGCAACCTGCTCCAAGGAAAGCAGCGGTTTGCCACAATTTCAGTTGCTATCGACCCAATGTGTGGAATTTTGCTATATGCGAACCGGTGATGGTGAGTTCCTAGGAGCTCTTCCCAACTGGTCATCGCCCGCAGCTATCCATGCACTCATTCCGAGGTTGAGGCCCCGTTCATGGCTTGTCGATTCACTTCTAGCTATTCCTCATGGATCGGAAACGTTGCTTGCGCAATGCTGCTCCTGCTTGCTGGGTGCGGCCAGAAGCCCGCGGCACCACATGCGGAACGCATGGCAGCGCCCGAAGCTGGCCAGGAAAACGAAGCTGGCCAGGAAAACGAAGCTGGCCAGGAAAACGAAGCTGGCCAGGAAAACGAAGCTGGCCAGGAAAACGAAGCTAGCCCAGGCTCGGCCGACAGCTCGACAGCCAGTCCAGCCTCCCAAGTCACGAGCTTCCCAGCGACCGTAACGGAATTCCCGGAGATGGCGGCGATGCCCATGGAAGCCATGGTGGAAACGCCTCAATCGCTAGCCCCTGCCCCCTCATTGCCAGCCGGAGCCGTCCGTGAAGCGGGGGCTCAATTCACCACCGTCGAAGTTCTGTATGCCACCGATCGTGCTCGGCGTGGTAAAGCATTTGCCGAAGTACAAGTTGCTGACCATCAGAGGACGCAAATCGTCTGTTACGCAGTACTAGCATTCTTGGTGGGCTCTGCGTTGTTGAGCTTTCTTCTGAAGCAATTGCAAACTGGACTGTCACTGCTGTTCGTCAGTGCGGCTGTCGGTTGCATTGCCATCGTGTTCTCCGTCTTTGGTGAGCCACAAGTCATCAAGCAGGGTGTTGCCTACTCGGGGGAACGGGGGGAACTGGTACGGGGTGTTTGCCAGGTAACCGTCCCAGCCACGCATCGTCCCGGCACAATCGAACGCCCCAGCCTGCTTCGTTTTGAACTGCGCGAAGATCAACAGAAGCATATCGTATTAACCGCAGCGACGGAGCTCACGGCAGATACCTTCCGAACTCATCTGTCGGAGCTGGTCGAATCCTCGCCGAAGCGAGACGTGATGGTTTTCATTCACGGCTACAACGTCGAATTCGAGTCGGCCGTCAGGCGGACTGCGCAAATCGCGGTCGACCTGCCTTTCGAGGGAGTTCCGGTTTGTTACAGTTGGCCCAGTCAAGGTTCGTTGCTGGGCTATACCATCGACGAAAACAATGCGGAGTGGACGACGGCACATTTAAAACAATTTCTGCTCGAGTTAGTCGAGGAGAGTGGCGCTCAGTCGATCAATGTGATTGCACACAGCATGGGAAACCGCGCGATGACACTAGCGATCCAACAGCTCAGTGCGCAGCGATCGCCGGATGCTCCTCCCATGTTCGACCGTGTCGTTTTGGCCGCACCCGATGTTGATGCAGAGCGATTCTCTCGCGACTTTGCTCCACCTCTCCTCGAAGTTTCCCAGCACGTAACGCTGTATGCGTCTTCCGACGACCGCGCACTACTCGCTTCCAAACGCGTGCACGGACATCCGCGGGCTGGCGAAAGCGGCTCGAATCTAACGGTCGTCCCTGGTGTTGAAACCATTGATGTAAGTGGGATCGATCTGAGTCTGTTGGGACACAGCTACTACGGCGACAGCGAGTCGATGTTGCGTGACCTGTACGGTATTTTCGGAAACCGTCTGCCCGCCGCCCAACGTCATCTCCAAGCCATGCACACCATCCAGCAAATGCTGTATTGGCAACTGACGCAGCCCATGCCACCTCACGGGCAGTCTCTCCCACCACAACAAGCCTTCGTATCTCCGTTCCCAGCGGCTCCCACACGCTAGCCTACCGTTGCTCGCCAGCCCGCAGGCTAGCTCCAAGTGCTGGCTCAACGCGTCGGGGAATGTCTTGGAGACGCCTTTCGCAGGCATTCTGGGCACTGGTCCTTCTCGGCCATGCGGTTTGCTGAGCCAATCAACGCAAACCTCCCCAATCGATTACGATAGTATCAGGCCAGTTGTTACAATGGCGGATGATCGGATGGATAGCCCTCGCAGATGAACTGCGACTGCTTCAAGGAGCGGAAGCCAAGCTCCATTGAAGTTCTGGGGCTAGGCGGCGAGTGGCAGGTGGCAGCCCACCCTCGTGCGATTCGCTCGAGTTCGGCTTCGGTGCGCCAACAAGTCTGGCAATAGCGGCAATCGTGCCCCGCTCAAATTCATCGATCGCACGTCCGGGAACGCTTTCGAGCTCAACCCCATGAAACCTGTTGTCGCTCCTCTTGGATTTTCAGTATGAAAACTATTCTTCCCTCTCTTGTTCTAATCTGGATCTCTTGTTGCGCTACGATTGTTCATGCGGCGGAACGCCCCAACATCTTGTTCATCATGTCGGACGATCACACCGCTCAAGCCGTAGGCGCCTATGCCACGCTGCTTAAAGAACTCGATCCAACGCCGACCATCGACACGCTGGCACGGGAAGGGATCTGCTTTGAGAATGCTTTTTGCACCAACGGAATTTGCACTCCTTCACGAGCCTGCATCATTACTGGGCAGTACGACCACATCAACGGGGTCTTTGACCTGAATGGCAATATTGCGCCGGCGAAACAAATGTTGCCAATTCAAATGCGACAGGCCGGCTACCAAACTGCCATCATTGGGAAATGGCATTTGAAGACCGAACCCAATTTCGACTACTACAAGGTGCTACCAGGGCAGGGGAGCTACTTTGACCCTACTTTTCGAGTGCAGGGAGATCAGCCCTGGCCGAAGAACGTGGTCGAGTCTCCGGGGCAGCATTCGTCGGATGCTATTACCGATGCGACACTCGAATGGTTTCGCGAGACTCGCGATCCTCAACGCCCCTTTTTTCTATGCCATCAATTTAAGGCCCCCCATGACTATTTTGAAAATGCACCGCGCTATCAATCGTACCTAGCAGATGTCACTATCCCCGAGCCTGATACGCTCTACGACGTGCCGGCTAGCTGGGGCTCCCTAGCGACGCGTGGTGATCAGGACGAACTGCGACCTCACATCGGTACTTCAATCGGAACTCGCAATCCTCGCCGATCCTACGCCGTCGATTTGTACGAACGCTATCCCGAGGAGTTTCCGGCTGGCTACAACCCTCACACATTTTCCGAAGTTGAAACGACACGGCTGGCCTACCAAGCGTATCTCAAGAAGTACCTGCGGTGTGTGAAGGGAGTCGATGACAATTTGAAACGCATTCTCGACTACCTGAAGGCAGAAGGGCTGTACGACAATACGTTGATTATTTACACCGGCGACCAGGGGTTCTGGTTGGGAGAGAATGATTTTCAGGACAAGCGTTGGGCCTACGACCCTTCCCAACGCATGCCCTTGATCGTGCGTTATCTGCCAACTATTCCAGCCGGAATTCGAAGTGATGCCATGGTTGAAAATGTCGATTTCCCCGCCCTGATGCTGGACTTTGCTGAGGCGGAAGTACCAGCCGACGTGCAAGGGAAATCGTTTCGCGCAATCTGTGAAACAGGCCAGGAGCCGCCCGAGTGGAAACAAGCGGCCTACTATCGCTACTGGATGCACATGGCTCACCATGACAATCCTGGAGAGATGGCGATTCGCACCAAGACTCACAAACTGATCTACTTTTATGGTTGCGACTATGAAGGTGGATCTCCCACACCTCCTGGCTGGGAATTGTACGACTTGACCAAAGACCCACAGGAGCTCGTCAACGTCTACCACGATCCTAGTTATGCACCGGTGCGCGATGAGTTGAAGGAACAGTTCGCCGAACTGCGCAGGCAGGTCGGGGACGACGGAACGCACTATCCGAAATGCGAAGCTGTCGTCCGGCGGTATTGGGATTATGATGAGCAAGATCGGCTGGACGCCGTTGAGATCTCCCATCATTTTAAGGCCCAACGCGAGGCGTCCCTTAAGCAGGCTCGCTAGATTTAGTAGCTGCCGATATTTGCAAACTCCTCACCCTGTTATCGCACCACACTAAACTGCAGGAAGACGACCATGCCAGTTGGGCAAAATCAAACCAGACCATTGCTTCGAGCTGTTGCCGGATGTTTCGTTGGGATGTGGCTGACCGGGGCAGCTGTGCCCTCTGTCGGGTTCGCTCAGAAGGCTGCGGCGGGGGTGCCGAGTGAGGCAGAGTCGTTGGAAGACCCTGCCATCTCTGGCGGCACGGTTGCTAGACTGGGGCGAACTCTCTTCCTATCGAGCACTGCTGGAAAGGAATCGGAGCCGATCACGATTCCGCGAATGTATGCCAGCTTGAGAGCGATGGAGTGGATCACGGCGGTCGACTCGTCCTCCCAAGAAACGACTCTCAAGCTTCAGCCCGAGCTCGACAGCTGGATTATCAGCTGGAAGGAACGACCGGCTGGGGCAGAGGCGATTGCCTTGCATTTTGATCAGCGGCCAGTCCTAGCGTCGGAAGTAAGGCCTATTATTGCCACCGGTGATGGCTCCCTGATGCTGCCCGCACACCGAGCTCGAACGAGCGGCGAAAAAATCCGCTATGAACCCCAGACGTTTAAGAATACGGTGGGCTACTGGGTCGGAAAGCAGGATAGTGCGCGTTGGGAGATCTTGATCGTCGAACCAGGAAAGTTCAATGTCGGGATTCTTCAAGGATGTGGCGCCGGGCAAGGAGGGAGTCAGGCGAGCTTAAGCCTCCTGCGCAAGGGGGATGACGTCGTTACTCAGGTCGACTTCGAAGTCCTCGAAACAGGCCACTTCCAGAATTTCCAGTGGCGTCACGTGGGAGTGCTCGAAGTCCTAGAACCGGGCAAGTACCAACTCCAAATTGCACCTCAGAAAATCCACAAGGCCGCCTTGATGGATGTCCGAGCCGTCCACCTCGTACCCGTGCCAGCGTCTTAAAACGGCTTGATTTCATTCGCGATGGAAAAGGCGATTTCCATCGCTTGCTCATAGTTCAATCGCGGATCGCAGTGCGTGTTGTATGCGGTGTGAAGGTCGTCCTCGGTTAGGCCGCTGGATCCTCCCACACACTCGGTGACGTCTTCACCCGTCAGTTCCAAATGCACACCCCCGAGTCGTGATCCGCAACTGCGGTGCACTGCAAAGGCAGAACGCAGCTCAGCTAAGACATCATCGAAGCGACGTGTCTTTTGCCCTGACGTTGTCGAAACGGTATTGCCGTGCATCGGATCACAGACCCACAACACTTGGGAGCGGCAATCTTGGATTGCCTCGATCAGGGCCGGTAAGATCGTTTCCACCTTGCCCTGCCCCACGCGGTGGATCAGGGTAACTCGCCCTGGCTCATTCTCGGGATTTAGGAGCCGCACCAAATCGACGACTTCTTCAGGTTTGGCGGTGGGCCCGATCTTGATTCCAATGGGATTGCGAATTCCTCGCAGCATCTCAACATGCGCCCCCGTGATGGATCGGGTGCGTTCACCAATCCACGGAAAGTGCGTGCCGAGGTTGTACCAACCGGTGCCACGCACGCTTTCCCGCGTCAAGGATTGTTCGTAATCTAGGTGAA
Coding sequences within it:
- a CDS encoding sulfatase family protein, which codes for MKTILPSLVLIWISCCATIVHAAERPNILFIMSDDHTAQAVGAYATLLKELDPTPTIDTLAREGICFENAFCTNGICTPSRACIITGQYDHINGVFDLNGNIAPAKQMLPIQMRQAGYQTAIIGKWHLKTEPNFDYYKVLPGQGSYFDPTFRVQGDQPWPKNVVESPGQHSSDAITDATLEWFRETRDPQRPFFLCHQFKAPHDYFENAPRYQSYLADVTIPEPDTLYDVPASWGSLATRGDQDELRPHIGTSIGTRNPRRSYAVDLYERYPEEFPAGYNPHTFSEVETTRLAYQAYLKKYLRCVKGVDDNLKRILDYLKAEGLYDNTLIIYTGDQGFWLGENDFQDKRWAYDPSQRMPLIVRYLPTIPAGIRSDAMVENVDFPALMLDFAEAEVPADVQGKSFRAICETGQEPPEWKQAAYYRYWMHMAHHDNPGEMAIRTKTHKLIYFYGCDYEGGSPTPPGWELYDLTKDPQELVNVYHDPSYAPVRDELKEQFAELRRQVGDDGTHYPKCEAVVRRYWDYDEQDRLDAVEISHHFKAQREASLKQAR
- a CDS encoding alpha/beta hydrolase encodes the protein MAAPEAGQENEAGQENEAGQENEAGQENEAGQENEASPGSADSSTASPASQVTSFPATVTEFPEMAAMPMEAMVETPQSLAPAPSLPAGAVREAGAQFTTVEVLYATDRARRGKAFAEVQVADHQRTQIVCYAVLAFLVGSALLSFLLKQLQTGLSLLFVSAAVGCIAIVFSVFGEPQVIKQGVAYSGERGELVRGVCQVTVPATHRPGTIERPSLLRFELREDQQKHIVLTAATELTADTFRTHLSELVESSPKRDVMVFIHGYNVEFESAVRRTAQIAVDLPFEGVPVCYSWPSQGSLLGYTIDENNAEWTTAHLKQFLLELVEESGAQSINVIAHSMGNRAMTLAIQQLSAQRSPDAPPMFDRVVLAAPDVDAERFSRDFAPPLLEVSQHVTLYASSDDRALLASKRVHGHPRAGESGSNLTVVPGVETIDVSGIDLSLLGHSYYGDSESMLRDLYGIFGNRLPAAQRHLQAMHTIQQMLYWQLTQPMPPHGQSLPPQQAFVSPFPAAPTR